The region ACCAGGTACTTACTTTTCCGCTCAACCGATCAGGGTAAGAGTTGGCAACAGGTCCATCAACAGTCGATCGCTATGTTTGGCGTAGTCCAGAACGGCGATACTCTGTTCACCATGAGCGGGCTAGCAAGCCAAACCGTGAATGGTTCCAATCAGTCCCCACAGTTCCTAATCACGGCCGATAACTACAGTTTAGATGATGGCCAAACTTGGCAACACTACTCGGGGCGTAACCAGTTACTTTCAGGTATGCCACCCCCCGGCACTGTTGACAAACGACTGCTGGTCAACCCGGTTGTGACCACCACTGGAGACAGCTATAAAATCAACCGAGTATTCCTCGATGGGCCAACCGCCACAACTGGTATTTTCGAAACGCCCGGTGTTGTCACGGCGACTGGCCGTCGAATTGATCTGCCTCAGTTGCATCAGCTGCAGAGTCTATATCTGGATGAGCAACAGCGGCTCTATATTGCCGGTACCGATGCGGTCTGTGGACGGGGGCATTCGGGTGAATTCTTTTCGTTCTGCAACAGTAAGCAGGGGCGGGGGGTGGTCTATATTTCTAAGCATCCATTGCCATAGCTTAACATAAAGCCAGTGGCTGTTGCAAAAGTCTAAAAGGGCATGATTGTCCTGAATTAGTCGCCGATTCCACCCGTTCACAAGGCAAGAAATTGCTTATCTAGCCGCTGGGTTCATAGCCCTGTTGACTTTTGCAACAGCCACGCCACTTATACAATAGGAAATTCACCCCATAGCTATTGAAAAATTTACCGAGTATCATTGTTACCAACTGGATTCATCTGGTAGGATTTTATATTACAATCTACCTATGGGCAATACTCTCTATCGCTACCGGTATTGATGCTAAACATGGCACTTGGCTACTTATTTTATTAAGAAACTTTGTAATCAGCCTGTTAGTACTTTTTGGTTATGGGTTTATGTTTCTTGCTGGTCTATACATTTTTCTAGCGTTATTAGACCACATATTATTTCGATTCGTGAAAACAACTGTTTTAAAAGCGATTGTGCTTGAGTGGCTAGTAGTAAGCTTATCTTCTTTCTATTATGCGTTCAAGTATGAGTACTGGCTTTGTCTCCCGCTGTCGTTCTCTTTTTTAGTTACCCAATTTCTCCGAAAGAAAAAGGTTGAAAGATTTCTAGAAACAAGTAATGAATCCACTTCACTAAAATCATAGGATAGTCTCATAACATAACCATAGTGGCTGTTGCAAAACTCAAAAAGGATTAACTTACTTCAACACATGAGCGCTGCGTGACCTATTTCTGCCTTAAATCCTGAAAGTTGAGCATGGTAGCTTAGACGGGTACCGATTTTTGCAACAGCTACCATAGCCATACAACAGGACTAAGAAAAGTACAATAGGTAAAGGTTGAAGTTTTTAGTGTTTTTTTGTGCTTTATCTTTTCTTTTTATCCTCTAGAAAATAGTATTTTCTTCTGTCTACTTCGAATATTTTAGCTTTGAATAAATCGCCAAAATAGGTTAATTCTCCTATGCTTTCATTAACGAGCCCGTCTGTTTGAAAGCTTTTATTAGCGAGTGTTACAAATTGCCAGCGACTCTCAACTTTATCAAAGTAATAGGATCGGAGAATTTTTAATGATTTAATAAAATTCATTATTGGCCTCAAACACCAAGCCACCAACATGAAAGGCAAGACAATCAAGTAGATAGGTAACCTAGATGGGCTGAATCCTTGGTCCCATAAGCGAATCAATTCATAACCTAAAGTCAGGAGGAAAAGTGGCAGTAAAATGAAGATCATTTTCTTACTCTCTTTATACTGCTTATGAAAATATTGATCTTGCTGCGGAGTAAGCTTTACCATTGAAGAGTCGAAAAGTTCAAATTAATTTCGTACACAACTAGATTCTGTTATTGTACAATTTTTATAGTTATTTTATAACTATCTTTATATTAATCGATTAAAGCCATTTTTAGCCTTAGTAGAGACAAAAGCCGAATCTAGAAATAACTCAACTTACGACCTCATGGAATAAACCTGTTTTCTGAAAGCGAGATAGGCAATCCATCCCAGAGGAATAAACAAAATGACAAAGCACCAAACTGTCTTTATCTTGAAAGATATCGGATGCCTGTAAAGCTGGATCAGGGCATAAATAGATCCAAGAAGTTGAATTAATACAATGATCTGCCAAAGGATCAGAGCTGAATCAGGTGATAGCCTATCCATACAAATTAAGTTATTATATACGTGGTAATAGGTTAACCTCATGGGTTTAGCGTGATCACATACATTATGTTATCTGCGCTTTGACTCACGACTTTATCGCTGAAGCGAACCTCTGTTACATGCATCCAGCCATCACATGAACTGTTATCTCGTTGACTCTTAACAACAAGGTTGCCAATTACTTTGCTGTTCACCTCAACCCTGTATTGATTCTGCTCGTTCTGAGCAAATAGGTTATACCCTACAGTGTAAACGAATTTGTAGCGGTCATTCGAAACGACAGGTTTAAAGTCTGTTGACGAAACTATAGTGCGTACTCCGGCGGAAGAGGTGGAGCTCAACCGTATTGTAGTGGCTTGTAGTGAGTCGTTGACGAAAGCTTGCCCCTGGGAATCGACGAAGGCAATATTGTAGCTGGGTGGTGGATTTTGGCACGCTTTTCTTTCACAAGAAAGCGTAAAGATGATGCTAAGCGAGAAGAGAATAATTTTAATGAATTTCATATGGTTAACTCGTTGAGTAAGTAAGAGTCAGTTAGTATCGAAAGAGTTGTAAGACGGCAATCACTCGTTGCGTAATCAACCGTTATGGTAACCCAAAGGCCATTTTCAACGGTCCTTTACTCGTACTGGGCGAGTTCACCCTACCAATAATCAGTATAATACCAGCCTTTTGCCCTCCCTTGCCAAGTCACAATTCGGGCTGTTTTTAGAGCTTCTCCAGGGCGTATGATATTGGAATACTCCCTTAACATTACGTTGCTTATACCACTTGACCGAATAAGGTACAATTTCCCATCGTTTCAGGTACTAAAAAGCATTAATGAAAGTGTACTAAAAACACCATAGCCTTGATTTTATCATGACAGCTTCTTCATCCTGTTCAACCGATTCAGAACCGTTTGTGGTAAAGCGTTCAACCGCTGATAAAAATCAAATCACCCAATACGACCGTTCCCTCAAAAGAACATTTTTTCATATCCGTTCACCCAAAACTTGTTTCCATTCGGTCCCTTATCTGCTACTATTCAAGAGTTAAACCCAATCTAAAACGATTGTTAACTCAACTCACACAATGCAGATTCAATTAACTGGTGCTGTGCGCGACCGCGCTACCAACACCTATTTATCGACAGGACTGACCGTTCAGGCCGTTCAACAGGACGCTCCCCAGACCGTAGTAGGCTCAACGCTGACGGATGAGCGGGGAGATTATCAGTTGCTGCTCGACCTGCCCCGATCCGTCCGGCCGGTTGCAGTAACCATGCGGGTGTTGCGTGCGCCGAATGCCCGCCAACCCCTCGCCGATACGACCGTTACCGTCAATCCCGCCTTTCCAACTCAGGTCGCCGATTTGTTCGTCGATGCCCGGCAGGCGTATACCTGGGTACGTCAACGGCATCAGGGCCGGGCCAATGTTGATCAGGCGCGTTTGCGGATTCGTCGTGCCGATGGGTTCGACATTCCCGAGCTGGCCGACTTCTACCCGAGCACACAGCCCGGCGAGCCGACATTACCGGAACAGCTACAGTTCATTACGTTACCCAGTGGCAGCCGGATTATCGGGCTGACGGTGGAGCCGGGTGAGCCAGTGCGGTTGCCCGACCGGGTAAACCCCAGGCCAGTGCCGACGGTTCTGCTGGACGTTCCCGATACCAACCCGGTGCTTCGGGCCAGCGTCCTGGCCGCCAGTCGTCAGCGGGCTACGTTGTCGACCCGTATTCTGCGCGGATTACCTGCACCAACGGAACTGGCGCTGATTCAGCGTACCGAAGAGGTGAACCGTACGCTTTCGGTAGCCATCCGGGTCCGGCCCATGCAATACGATCCGCGACAACAGCAATACCTCCTCTACCCCAATCTCAGCTACACCCTGGAGGTAGAACAGCCCGACATACCCCTGCCTGCCACGCCGGTTACCGAACTGCGAAAACTCAATTTCCCCCTGGGATATCAGTCGGTACTGACTCAGTTTAACCACGGAATCACCAATGTCAATCTGGGTGATTTTCGCATCCCTCCGGGAGGAATTCCCTTTGTCGTTACGACCGCGCCTTACCTGATTATTACGGACGACCGGCGGTGGACGTTCCAGAATGGAAAGCCCGTTGCAGGCAATGCGCTTCCGCTGGATTCGGCGGGGAAAACGGCTACCAGTCACTTTCTGCGGCTGGCCGAGTGGAAAGCCAAACGGGGCATCGACGCCAAAGTGGTAACGGTATCCGAAATTGTGCAGGGAGGCAGTTCGACAGGCCTGAAATGGGGCGACTTCACGGACTGCGGTAACGGACTGAAAGCGCGTGATCTGGCCGAACTAATCCGAAACTTCGTAAAGTATGCGTACAAAAGCTGGAAAACCCGGTATCTGCTCATCGGGGGCGATACCGATATAGTCCCCATGCGCAACATGGTTAGCTACGTGAGCGATAAAGGGAATTATGGCTGGGACTTTGTTTATGTGTCAGATCCGGTGCCGCCCATTCGCAAGTGTTTTAAAATTCCCGGCCAGTCGATTGCCAAACTTCGCCACGATTCGAGCACGGGGGCCTTTGCACTCCGAACAGTGCCCGACCCCCAGAACCCGGGCAAAACAAAACAGGTATTCGACGATACGCAACCCTTCCGAACGCTCTGCAACGCCACATCGGGCAAGATCATCTCGTTTAATCTGAATGCCTCAGCCCAGCAGCCCGGCTGGTATTTTACAAAAGAGTCGGAGTTTATGGATGCCAAGAAAACGACGGGCTTTACGCGTTTGGCCAAACCAGAAACGGACGACCTGGGCAAAATTTACATGATCCTGGAAGGGCCCGACGCCAGTGTTTCCAGTACCTACGGCTTTTACTGGCTGGGCAACGACCGGAACATCCCCACCGATTTCTATTACGCCAGCGTGGATGGTTCCTGCTATTCGGTGCTGGGCCGGTATGATTTCGACCCGCTGGCGTCGGGCCGGTATGGTATGTTTGCGCTTAACCCAGTTAATAAAGAAGAAGAACCCCTGCTGAACAGCTACAAGACAACGCAGGATATATGGGTTGGCCGGGCACCCGTTACCAGTGGTGCCGAAGCCGCTGCCTTCGTCGATAAAGTGATAGCCTATGAAGGATTGACCATCAATAGCCCAGTGGCCGATCAGTCCTTGAGAACAATGGTGTTTGCCGCCGATTATTTTGGTGGCGTTGTGGGCTACTGGCCGGACAGCAGCGGGAAGGAAAACCCCGAAAAAGAAGGGCTGTTCAGCGTGACGAAGAAAACGAGTCCAGCCGCCAACAGCATTCGTATGCGCCTGCGCTTGTTACCGGCTACGAGTGCAACGCTGGATAGCTCGTTTTCGCCTAACTTCAACCTGAAAGCCGTTTACGATGACAAAGACCTGCTGATTCCGTACAACCCGATCAGCCAGATCGAATCGCCCCGGTTTTATTTCATGGACGAGACGTTCAGCCAGAAGGTGGTTGACAAAGCGACCAACTTCATTGAAATCACCGGCTTTACCACGACGACTCAGCCACCACAGATTCAGACGGATGCCAAAGGGCTCGAATTAGCGGCCTTCGAAGCGGAAACAAAGCGCAAACTGATGCAGGAATTATTTCCTGATTTTTCTACGATCCGCCGGTTCTACGCCGATTATACCGAGACATTAGCAGAGCCGCAGCCCGCCCTGCCCCTGCGCACCCAGAGTTTGCTGAAGGGCATCAGCCAGGGAACCCACTTTTTGAGTTTAACGGGACATGGCGCTCCCTGGGGAACCTGCTGGATTGACACCAACTCCATCGACGCCCTGACCAATACCTCGGGCTATTTTATCGCCTATGGCGATGCCTGCCATACCAGCGCACCCGAAGAAGGGACCAAAACCTTCGGGGAGAAGATGGTCACGATGGCCAGCAAAGGCGCGGTTGCCTACGTGGGTCACACCAACATGGGCTACACGGGCGTTACGTATTTGTACGAACAGTTTTTCTGGGTAATGGCCGCTTTTGGTGCTCCTTTAGGGCAGGCAGCCGGGCTCCGGCAGTCGATAGATGGTTCTAAAGGGATGTGGTGCCTGTTTACCCAGGCCCTGTATGGCGACCCGGCAATGGTCCTCTGGCAGACTGTTCCCCAAAAGCTCATCGTCACGCATCCGGCTACGGCAACGAAAGGCACGACCCTTATCGTAACCGTGACGAATGACAAACAAACGCCAATGGCCAATCAGACCGTCACGCTGATTGGTGGCTGGAATAACGACCGTGCGGTGCTTAGTAAGCTTAAAAAGACGGATAAGCAGGGCCAGGCTTCCTTCACGATTCCGGCGGGGTTAGCGCTCAAGGATGTAGCCATAACGGTTACCGGTACAGCGAACAAGCCTTACCAGGCAACAGTGCCGGTTAGCTGATATAAAAAGAGTTATCGACACGCGCCAAACAACGACCGTCGCGACGGAATGAGTACGGTAGAACAATCGGGAGCAATCCGGCAACATAACCCGCTTTACCGGCGCAAGGATTGATCGATACTAAATGCCCTCGCTGCTCAGTTTACCAGACTGAATAGCGAGGGCGTTTGGTTTTAAAATTTAAAAAGCGTCGGCCTTTTGCCTTTACATCTTTCCGTTGGCAAAGGCGTTCGGATAGCAGACAATTGGCTGGTTGGGGTCCGGTCGGGTTATCGTAATTGTTTGCTGGAGCCAGGCGCAAAGCGCTGGATCGTTCGACCGTAAGCGTACTGTATTCCCCGTGGTATCTTCGTCAAACTCGATCTGACTCCAGTCAATGTCTGGCCTTATGGCCTTTAAATTCGTTTTTATCAGCTCAATCAATTTGATTTCTAACTGATTACCAAATGGTTCCATATAATAATTATGTATGAGTGGATAGAAGCCAGGGGTGTTTACTCTGTATAAACTGATCCGTGGGTTCGCTCAAACGAGCGATAGCCATCCACGGTGTATACAAAGGCTTCCCAGCCTGCCTACTGTAGATCAAATTTGACGAATTGACTTAAA is a window of Spirosoma linguale DSM 74 DNA encoding:
- a CDS encoding hypothetical protein (KEGG: dol:Dole_2139 hypothetical protein), whose amino-acid sequence is MQIQLTGAVRDRATNTYLSTGLTVQAVQQDAPQTVVGSTLTDERGDYQLLLDLPRSVRPVAVTMRVLRAPNARQPLADTTVTVNPAFPTQVADLFVDARQAYTWVRQRHQGRANVDQARLRIRRADGFDIPELADFYPSTQPGEPTLPEQLQFITLPSGSRIIGLTVEPGEPVRLPDRVNPRPVPTVLLDVPDTNPVLRASVLAASRQRATLSTRILRGLPAPTELALIQRTEEVNRTLSVAIRVRPMQYDPRQQQYLLYPNLSYTLEVEQPDIPLPATPVTELRKLNFPLGYQSVLTQFNHGITNVNLGDFRIPPGGIPFVVTTAPYLIITDDRRWTFQNGKPVAGNALPLDSAGKTATSHFLRLAEWKAKRGIDAKVVTVSEIVQGGSSTGLKWGDFTDCGNGLKARDLAELIRNFVKYAYKSWKTRYLLIGGDTDIVPMRNMVSYVSDKGNYGWDFVYVSDPVPPIRKCFKIPGQSIAKLRHDSSTGAFALRTVPDPQNPGKTKQVFDDTQPFRTLCNATSGKIISFNLNASAQQPGWYFTKESEFMDAKKTTGFTRLAKPETDDLGKIYMILEGPDASVSSTYGFYWLGNDRNIPTDFYYASVDGSCYSVLGRYDFDPLASGRYGMFALNPVNKEEEPLLNSYKTTQDIWVGRAPVTSGAEAAAFVDKVIAYEGLTINSPVADQSLRTMVFAADYFGGVVGYWPDSSGKENPEKEGLFSVTKKTSPAANSIRMRLRLLPATSATLDSSFSPNFNLKAVYDDKDLLIPYNPISQIESPRFYFMDETFSQKVVDKATNFIEITGFTTTTQPPQIQTDAKGLELAAFEAETKRKLMQELFPDFSTIRRFYADYTETLAEPQPALPLRTQSLLKGISQGTHFLSLTGHGAPWGTCWIDTNSIDALTNTSGYFIAYGDACHTSAPEEGTKTFGEKMVTMASKGAVAYVGHTNMGYTGVTYLYEQFFWVMAAFGAPLGQAAGLRQSIDGSKGMWCLFTQALYGDPAMVLWQTVPQKLIVTHPATATKGTTLIVTVTNDKQTPMANQTVTLIGGWNNDRAVLSKLKKTDKQGQASFTIPAGLALKDVAITVTGTANKPYQATVPVS